A genomic region of Bombus pyrosoma isolate SC7728 linkage group LG6, ASM1482585v1, whole genome shotgun sequence contains the following coding sequences:
- the LOC122568816 gene encoding adhesive plaque matrix protein — MMPRRLPVRKLLLVAVLATCLSIVTSSSSRERRNVGADEPSHGADRTHTPAGRSFKSSTSRDNEITTEAGRKVSHKLIGGHLRADAKQETFWDDGILLSSAGNGRETKANRKDEDDEKKTLSQQVKEGKYGLIQNEIYGSQPKRPGIISYLGNPEVPKDTIDNLGGLDEDEIWLAENHVLVLRGGKFPGHETPQTNRDSTPTWPPIDNYKAPRRQVKIPSKPKVPPPFPIQLTEGGPIQIIGPNGTKEIGNATVDYRKDPLFTKGLLSEDGPLFAVIANGTIVTSDMNSKNASSEEENSSIKSKDDKTDTVPPGSFPPFYHAIPPGAVFVPPPNNQSEYDEEDQSIYYPPPYSFQYQQDNTTAVPPGPLVPGIILPPPPDFFSALEDKKTTTKKYTKRPETTPVPRPRPTYLPPRKLTTKQYKSSTTVPNLTQTIKSRTSIGMSGVTKMYGRTRYKNFTDKNFTTKPNVRTVPYIEITTSTPDKSTTLDNPEFYNIGSLAQNHVTNQENIQEKNEAWSRLVTSKTIPIVTYYTSTQSTLERPVEVTPASIKSIITTSNPERSPSQASYYFYEESHEPPFHTTPNSIYYKTTTESPFYETVTQPRAEEKKKQYYNVEAIPSRETSKDYSIKFIGSPVKNSAPIRYSDTTVTQSSPKYESGSTRTQGQRMLLDHAPLYYQAISARPAVSVQPYYTTSKPQAYYKQEAKSKPIYQYSFEAADYSKHGNQRQQYEQEQTNAFNEYQNVKIDGRYSNHRYDYENESVPQKRVRPQPYKNQQPIYPSTTAHSAISTTDNPQHAYYTQQDEKFLDDVTKEYFTIFGKKIPHKGIPSTTPMYSKTNSITERPDYVNTYVENYDTPESPVYKTPKVKVHYGDQSQRPYSLKDDILVNYRRPLPPINPDSEFITVVDPNQQQPPNYRIPNRDDQPLAAIRAYPPQPLVSPRNGPPTNYVPVVESPEELDDTYPQLPISLEDDIKVNYRHPRPTINPDAEFIDPIPVQENQPEKPKAYFAYRLPGDGGHFYFLTPQAITQRPEQNAGHLYSKSRGTRLLRSRRRPDNV; from the coding sequence ATGATGCCGAGAAGACTTCCTGTGCGAAAGCTCCTCCTGGTAGCAGTGTTAGCGACCTGCTTGTCAATCGTGACATCATCATCGAGCAGGGAGAGACGGAATGTCGGTGCGGACGAACCTAGTCATGGAGCAGACAGGACGCACACACCAGCCGGCCGTAGTTTCAAGTCATCGACCAGCAGAGACAACGAGATAACTACGGAAGCCGGAAGGAAAGTGTCGCACAAACTGATTGGAGGCCACTTGCGAGCGGATGCGAAGCAAGAAACGTTCTGGGATGACGGTATCCTCTTATCGTCTGCTGGAAACGGGAGGGAGACGAAGGCTAATCGTAAAGACGAGGATGACGAGAAGAAAACTCTCTCTCAACAAGTGAAAGAAGGGAAATACGGTCTAATACAGAACGAAATCTACGGAAGTCAACCTAAACGACCAGGAATAATCAGTTACTTAGGTAATCCGGAAGTACCAAAGGACACGATCGACAATTTGGGTGGTCTCGATGAGGATGAAATTTGGTTGGCTGAGAATCACGTATTAGTGTTGAGAGGAGGGAAATTTCCTGGCCATGAGACGCCGCAAACCAATAGAGACAGCACGCCGACCTGGCCACCGATCGACAATTACAAAGCACCCAGGAGACAGGTCAAGATACCATCCAAGCCAAAGGTACCGCCGCCCTTTCCCATTCAACTCACAGAGGGCGGCCCGATACAGATTATCGGGCCGAATGGCACCAAGGAGATCGGCAATGCCACCGTTGACTACAGAAAAGATCCTTTATTTACCAAGGGATTACTATCGGAGGATGGTCCACTCTTCGCTGTTATAGCCAACGGGACTATCGTAACGTCCGATATGAATTCAAAGAACGCATCTTCGGAGGAAGAAAATTCAAGCATAAAGAGTAAGGACGATAAGACAGATACCGTACCACCTGGCAGTTTTCCACCCTTCTATCACGCAATTCCACCTGGTGCAGTATTCGTGCCACCACCGAATAATCAATCGGAGTATGACGAAGAAGATCAGTCTATTTACTATCCACCGCCATACAGTTTTCAATATCAGCAAGATAATACGACAGCTGTGCCACCGGGTCCTCTGGTTCCAGGAATTATACTCCCACCACCGCCGGACTTCTTCTCTGCTCTCGAGGACAAGAAGACCACGACGAAGAAGTACACGAAGCGACCAGAAACTACTCCCGTACCAAGACCCAGGCCTACCTATCTACCACCTAGGAAATTAACTACGAAGCAATACAAGAGTTCCACTACAGTGCCAAACCTAACGCAAACCATAAAATCCAGGACGTCCATCGGTATGTCGGGTGTTACAAAGATGTACGGTCGAACaaggtataaaaattttacggACAAAAATTTCACCACCAAGCCCAACGTAAGGACAGTCccttatatagaaattacgacATCGACGCCGGATAAATCGACAACGCTTGATAACCCAGAATTCTACAACATCGGTTCGTTAGCACAAAATCATGTAACCAATCAAGAGAATATACAGGAGAAGAATGAAGCGTGGTCGCGTCTAGTGACCAGTAAAACGATTCCGATAGTGACGTACTACACGTCCACGCAGTCCACCTTGGAAAGACCTGTGGAAGTAACGCCGGCCTCGATAAAGAGTATTATTACCACTAGCAACCCGGAACGATCGCCCAGCCAGGCTTCTTACTACTTTTACGAAGAATCTCACGAACCACCTTTTCATACCACTCCAAATTCGATTTATTACAAGACTACCACCGAATCGCCTTTTTACGAAACCGTGACGCAACCACGAgccgaggaaaagaaaaagcagtATTACAACGTGGAGGCAATTCCGTCGCGAGAAACATCGAAGGACTACAGTATCAAGTTTATCGGCTCTCCGGTGAAAAATTCCGCGCCCATTCGCTACAGTGACACGACAGTCACGCAAAGCTCACCGAAGTACGAGAGCGGCTCGACGAGAACTCAGGGTCAACGAATGTTACTTGATCACGCGCCTCTTTACTATCAAGCCATATCTGCTCGTCCAGCCGTCTCTGTGCAGCCCTATTACACCACCTCAAAGCCACAGGCTTATTACAAGCAAGAGGCGAAATCAAAGCCGATTTATCAGTACAGTTTCGAAGCAGCGGACTACTCGAAACATGGAAATCAAAGGCAGCAGTACGAGCAAGAGCAAACTAATGCATTTAACGAGTATCAGAACGTTAAAATCGATGGAAGGTATAGTAATCATCGATACGATTATGAGAATGAATCAGTGCCTCAGAAGAGAGTCAGACCGCAACCGTATAAGAATCAACAGCCGATCTATCCTTCGACGACAGCGCATTCGGCGATAAGTACCACGGACAATCCTCAACATGCTTATTATACTCAACAAGACGAGAAGTTCCTGGATGATGTCACGAAGGAGTATTTCACCATCTTTGGCAAGAAGATACCGCATAAGGGTATACCGAGCACGACTCCCATGTACTCCAAAACGAACAGTATTACCGAAAGACCGGATTACGTGAATACCTATGTGGAGAATTACGACACCCCCGAATCACCTGTGTATAAGACACCTAAGGTTAAAGTGCATTACGGGGACCAGTCTCAGAGACCATATTCCCTCAAAGACGACATTCTTGTCAACTACAGGCGACCTCTGCCTCCTATTAATCCCGACAGTGAATTCATCACGGTGGTCGATCCAAACCAACAACAGCCACCCAACTATAGAATACCCAACAGAGACGACCAACCCCTGGCAGCGATCCGCGCTTACCCACCGCAGCCACTCGTGAGTCCAAGAAACGGTCCACCCACCAACTACGTACCGGTCGTGGAATCTCCGGAAGAGCTAGACGACACGTATCCTCAGTTGCCCATATCGTTGGAAGACGATATCAAAGTGAACTACCGTCACCCACGACCTACCATAAATCCAGATGCCGAATTCATCGACCCGATTCCAGTGCAAGAGAACCAGCCGGAGAAGCCAAAGGCCTATTTCGCGTACAGATTGCCAGGCGATGGGGGTCACTTTTACTTCCTAACGCCGCAGGCAATCACGCAGAGGCCGGAGCAGAACGCCGGTCACCTTTACTCAAAGTCGAGAGGAACGAGGCTGCTAAGAAGTCGACGGAGGCCAGACAACGTGTGA